In Enoplosus armatus isolate fEnoArm2 chromosome 2, fEnoArm2.hap1, whole genome shotgun sequence, one DNA window encodes the following:
- the LOC139296314 gene encoding D(1) dopamine receptor-like translates to MNNTTGSALVGAGSREELPAHRALTGCLLALLIVWTLLGNFTVCAAVFRFRHLRAKVTNTFIVSLALSDLLVAVLVMPWKAVAEVAGFWPFGGFCKTWLACDIMCSTASILNLCVISVDRYWAISSPFRYERSMNKKVASVMIGVTWTVSVVISFVPVQLNWHRAEIGDPAGEDSALHGKTVDGSCDSSLSRTYAISSSLISFYIPVAIMIVTYTRIYRIAQIQIRMISSLERAAEHAQSCRSNGPELFPHLCTEISANSYQSHIRLQPGSQRSGQSHRELKVSIRKETKVLKTLSIIMGVFVCCWLPFFVLNCALPFCPGPEAPGAQRGPYCVSEKTFDVFVWIGWSNSSLNPIIYAFNADFRDAFLRLLRCRGRGCWTAVSAAVETVMASNEAGQLKQDSPLNAKLSVSCAMKTGGSEDSGNTTVTVLYHRGTTSEQVTDTEESNDKDRLTQIPI, encoded by the coding sequence ATGAATAACACAACCGGCTCGGCACTGGTGGGAGCAGGCAGCCGGGAGGAGTTACCGGCGCACCGCGCTTTAACGGGCTGCCTTCTGGCGCTGCTTATCGTTTGGACGCTTTTAGGCAACTTCACGGTGTGCGCGGCCGTTTTTCGCTTCCGGCACCTGCGCGCCAAAGTAACCAACACCTTCATCGTGTCTCTGGCTCTGTCGGACCTCCTGGTCGCCGTGCTGGTGATGCCGTGGAAAGCTGTGGCCGAAGTGGCTGGCTTCTGGCCGTTTGGAGGGTTCTGCAAGACCTGGCTGGCCTGCGACATCATGTGCTCCACGGCCTCCATCCTCAACCTGTGCGTCATTAGCGTGGATCGATACTGGGCCATCTCCAGCCCTTTCCGCTACGAGAGGAGTATGAACAAGAAGGTGGCCTCCGTTATGATCGGCGTGACCTGGACAGTCTCCGTGGTCATCTCCTTCGTTCCCGTGCAGCTGAACTGGCACCGGGCGGAGATCGGTGATCCTGCTGGGGAGGATTCGGCGCTTCACGGTAAGACTGTTGATGGAAGCTGTGACTCCAGCCTGAGCCGGACATAcgccatctcctcctccctcatcagCTTCTACATCCCCGTGGCTATCATGATTGTCACATACACCCGCATCTACCGGATAGCCCAGATACAGATCCGGATGATATCCTCCTTGGAGCGGGCGGCGGAGCACGCGCAGAGTTGCCGCTCGAACGGACCTGAACTATTTCCTCACCTGTGCACGGAAATCAGTGCCAACTCATATCAGTCTCATATCCGTCTTCAGCCTGGGTCTCAGCGCTCCGGTCAGTCACACCGGGAGCTCAAAGTCTCCATCAGAAAGGAGACGAAAGTCCTCAAAACTCTGAGCATCATCATGggtgtttttgtctgctgctggtTGCCGTTCTTTGTCCTCAACTGCGCTCTGCCCTTCTGTCCCGGACCAGAGGCCCCGGGGGCGCAGCGGGGCCCTTACTGCGTCAGTGAAAAAACCTTCGATGTCTTCGTGTGGATCGGCTGGAGCAATTCGTCCCTTAACCCGATCATCTACGCGTTCAACGCGGACTTCAGAGACGCCTTCCTGCGCCTGTTGCGCTGCCGCGGACGCGGCTGCTGGACCGCGGTGAGCGCAGCGGTGGAGACGGTGATGGCGAGCAACGAGGCCGGACAGCTGAAGCAGGACAGCCCGCTGAACGCGAAGCTGAGCGTCTCCTGTGCCATGAAAACCGGAGGAAGTGAGGACAGCGGGAACACAACGGTGACTGTGCTTTATCACAGGGGGACAACCTCGGAGCAGGTGACGGACACCGAGGAGAGTAACGACAAAGACAGACTGACGCAGATACCGATATAA
- the chrna9a gene encoding neuronal acetylcholine receptor subunit alpha-9-I: MRKAALMVWISLLVQVSHGAQGHYARKLLNDLMDGYSNALRPVEDTDDALNVSLQITLSQIKDMDERNQVLTTYLWIRQVWYDAYLKWDKEDYDDLEMINIPSDLVWKPDIVLYNKADEESAGESSTNVKLRYNGEIIWDSPAITKSTCVVDVSYFPFDWQSCNLTFGSWTYNGNQVDISLGMDSGDLSDFVDNVEWECHGMPAVRNVMMYGCCSDPYTEITYTLHLKRRSSFYIFNLLLPCFLISFLAPLGFYLPADSGEKVSLGVTVLLALTVFQLLVAESMPPAESMPYIGKYYIATMTMITASTSLTIFIMNIHFCGAEAKPVPHWAKVLIIDYMSKIFFVYEVGENCTTPESERTPLYPEEPMSDKGGYHDDRFHDYHHDSDPYKYSNGHGVHHHDKHHKSQVNGNTNSSRHHYNNHNNHASRLEQGEGKLEPTQRYHHIRRDELDYQAPPHPTDLLNGGLKEQLLYPTEKLQVPACPCCCPCLQHKQVVKNIQFIANCFREQRATCVKAAEWKKVAKVMDRFFMWIFFVMVFLMSILIIAKAS; this comes from the exons ATGAGGAAGGCAGCGCTGATGGTTTGGATCAGCCTTTTGGTGCAAG TGTCCCATGGTGCTCAGGGTCATTATGCCCGCAAACTTCTGAATGACCTGATGGATGGCTACTCCAACGCTCTGAGACCTGTAGAGGACACAGACGATGCCCTCAATGTCTCCCTGCAGATCACACTGTCACAGATCAAAGATATG gaTGAAAGGAACCAGGTGCTAACCACGTACCTGTGGATCAGGCAGGTCTGGTATGATGCATACCTGAAGTGGGACAAGGAGGACTACGACGACCTTGAAATGATCAACATCCCCAGCGACCTGGTTTGGAAGCCGGACATTGTCCTCTACAACAA AGCAGATGAGGAGTCTGCAGGTGAATCCAGCACTAATGTGAAGCTGCGTTATAATGGAGAGATCATCTGGGACTCTCCAGCGATCACAAAGAGCACATGTGTGGTGGACGTCTCCTACTTCCCCTTCGACTGGCAGTCCTGCAACCTTACCTTTGGCTCCTGGACCTACAACGGAAACCAG GTGGACATCAGCTTGGGCATGGACAGCGGTGACCTGTCTGACTTTGTGGACAACGTGGAGTGGGAGTGTCACGGCATGCCGGCAGTTAGAAACGTCATGATGTACGGCTGCTGCTCCGACCCTTACACCGAAATCACCTACACCCTTCACCTGAAGCGCCGCTCCTCTTTCTACATCTTCAACCTGCTCCTGCCCTGCTTCCTCATCTCGTTCCTGGCCCCGCTGGGCTTCTACCTGCCGGCTGACTCGGGGGAGAAGGTTTCCCTCGGGGTCACAGTGCTGCTGGCGCTCACTGTGTTCCAGTTGTTGGTGGCTGAGAGCATGCCTCCTGCAGAGAGCATGCCCTATATAG GGAAGTACTACATAGCCACCATGACGATGATCACAGCCTCCACCTCTCTCACCATCTTCATCATGAACATTCATTTCTGTGGTGCCGAGGCCAAGCCGGTCCCTCACTGGGCTAAGGTGCTCATCATAGACTACATGTCCAAAATCTTCTTCGTCTACGAGGTGGGGGAGAACTGCACCACACCAGAGAGCGAGAGGACCCCGCTGTACCCCGAGGAACCCATGAGCGACAAGGGCGGCTACCACGATGACCGTTTCCACGACTACCACCATGACAGCGACCCATACAAGTACAGCAACGGCCATGGAGTGCATCATCACGACAAGCACCACAAAAGCCAGGTGAACGGCAACACCAACAGCAGCCGTCACCattacaacaaccacaacaaccacgCCTCCAGACTGGAGCAGGGTGAGGGGAAGCTGGAGCCCACACAGCGCTACCACCACATCAGGAGGGATGAACTGGACTACCAGGCCCCTCCTCATCCAACAGACCTCCTGAACGGAGGGCTGAAGGAGCAGCTCCTCTATCCCACAGAGAAACTTCAAGTCCCAGCCTGCCCCTGCTGCTGCCCCTGCCTCCAGCATAAACAG gtgGTGAAGAACATCCAGTTCATCGCCAACTGCTTCCGCGAGCAGCGGGCTACTTGCGTCAAGGCAGCGGAGTGGAAGAAGGTTGCCAAGGTGATGGATAGGTTTTTCATGTGGATCTTCTTCGTCATGGTCTTCCTCATGAGCATCCTCATCATCGCCAAGGCATCCTGA
- the LOC139293387 gene encoding glutamine synthetase-like, translating into MTVLYESLSFHKTVRKHYLSLAVTECQVTYIWTDKAGEDLQCKTRTLDKEPTGIRDIPEWSATWMNGNLIEVTLVPVRMFRDPFTLDPNKLVLCEVLDSNLVDIGGNQRSQCAKVMEDVKEFQPWFGMEQEYTLFGLDGQPFGWPPQGCLFNGVNCAVGINKVFGRDICICHYRACLYAGVKICGTNAESLASQWEFQVGPGEGIETGDHLWVARYILHRVCEDFGVVASLEAKPFKGNDGASGCHTNFSTEAMRSEGGLQFIEEAIRRLSKRHSQHLRVYDPHDGADNMSRLTGQSFTSSFHVFSTATACRNVSVRIPGHVNRRGCGYFEDRRPAANCDPYLVMRALVETCLLETPGEDDDDDEGKIMAA; encoded by the exons atgaCTGTCCTCTACGAAAGCCTCAGTTTTCACAAGACAGTCAGGAAGCACTATCTGTCTCTTGCAGTTACAGAGTGTCAGGTGACGTACATTTGGACTGATAAAGCTGGAGAAGATCTACAATGTAAAACCAGGACTCTGGACAAAGAACCAACTGGAATCAGAG ATATCCCTGAGTGGAGTGCTACCTGGATGAACGGGAATTTAATCGAAGTCACTCTGGTCCCGGTCAGAATGTTTCGAGATCCTTTCACTCTTGATCCCAATAAACTGGTTCTGTGTGAAGTGCTTGACAGCAACCTTGTGGACATAG GAGGTAATCAGCGTTCACAGTGTGCTAAAGTCATGGAGGACGTTAAAGAGTTTCAGCCCTGGTTCGGGATGGAACAGGAGTACACTCTGTTTGGTTTGGATGGACAGCCCTTTGGTTGGCCTCCTCAGGGATGCCTCTTTAATGGAG TGAATTGTGCCGTGGGCATCAACAAAGTGTTTGGAAGAGACATTTGTATCTGTCACTATCGAGCCTGTCTGTATGCTGGTGTGAAGATCTGCGGCACCAACGCAGAATCATTAGCATCCCAG TGGGAGTTCCAGGTCGGCCCCGGTGAGGGGATTGAAACGGGGGATCACCTGTGGGTGGCCCGCTACATTCTGCACCGTGTCTGTGAAGACTTTGGGGTTGTCGCATCTTTGGAGGCAAAACCCTTCAAGGGCAATGATGGTGCATCAGGCTGTCACACCAACTTCAGCACCGAAGCGATGAGGAGCGAAGGGGGGCTTCA GTTCATTGAAGAAGCGATCAGAAGGCTGAGCAAGCGTCACTCTCAGCACCTCCGTGTCTACGATCCACATGATGGCGCCGACAACATGAGTCGCCTCACCGGTCAAAGCTTTACCTCCAGTTTCCATGTCTTCTCTACAGCCACAGCCTGTCGAAATGTTAGTGTTCGCATCCCAGGCCACGTCAATCGGAGGGGCTGCGGGTACTTTGAGGACAGACGTCCTGCCGCCAACTGTGACCCTTACCTTGTGATGAGAGCCTTGGTCGAAACTTGTCTGCTTGAAACCCCTGGGgaagatgacgatgatgatgaggggAAGATCATGGCTGCCTAA